In one Arachis duranensis cultivar V14167 chromosome 9, aradu.V14167.gnm2.J7QH, whole genome shotgun sequence genomic region, the following are encoded:
- the LOC107465078 gene encoding uncharacterized protein LOC107465078 — MASDESFVALVHYRGSIEKKARSRIKFTDKNPLRLGLHGVKRVEKLFYRIPISVLRDDVKYDSFIISSDEDMQVLFHCHRQFPEVRTSELLAKLVDVASSSGGSNRNMHSIGHVASSSAMHVGLSSVVPVIAPEPDLVASPSFAVNLNRSCDALVGEAGPLGDGDFAAHSSLPCVPVFGEVGALEGVEDALQDDDDYDVEPTTIAADDSKEETPRTTPPVDRGASSLGTNQYPLPHFLALDLDAMAPQKAPSVSVGFGARDLQNAGDVSEFQDGQ, encoded by the exons ATGGCTAGTGATGAGAGTTTTGTAGCTCTTGTGCACTATAGAGGGTCCATTGAGAAGAAAGCGCGATCAAGAATTAAGTTCACTGACAAGAACCCACTA AGACTAGGACTGCATGGCGTAAAACGGGTGGAGAAGTTGTTCTATCGAATTCCAATTTCCGTGTTACGCGATGATGTGAAGTATGATTCATTCATTATTAGCAGTGACGAAGATATGCAGGTGCTGTTTCATTGTCACCGTCAGTTTCCTGAGGTGAGGACTTCGGAGTTGTTGGCAAAACTTGTGGATGTGGCATCTAGTTCTGGAGGCTCGAACAGGAATATGCACTCCATAGGACATGTAGCCAGCTCTAGTGCAATGCATGTTGGATTATCGTCAGTAGTGCCGGTGATTGCACCCGAGCCAGACTTAGTGGCTTCACCATCATTTGCCGTCAATCTGAATCGAAGTTGTGATGCATTAGTTGGCGAGGCTGGACCATTGGGAGACGGTGATTTCGCGGCGCACAGTTCTCTTCCGTGTGTTCCAGTATTCGGAGAGGTTGGAGCACTCGAAGGGGTTGAGGATGCATTgcaggatgatgatgattatgatgtgGAGCCCACAACGATTGCTGCGGATGATAGCAAGGAGGAGACACCACGGACGACTCCACCTGTCGATAGGGGAGCATCTAGTTTAGGTACTAATCAGTATCCCCTCCCCCACTTCTTAGCTCTGGACTTGGATGCCATGGCACCTCAGAAAGCTCCCTCTGTATCTGTTGGCTTCGGGGCAAGAGACTTGCAAAATGCAGGAGATGTATCTGAGTTTCAGGACGGCCAGTAG